Genomic DNA from Shouchella patagoniensis:
CATTAGTGGCAAATGGGCTGGCCCCTTCAGAAATTGAAGACATCCTAGAAAATGGAAGAGGGTTTATGCCGCCCCAGTCACTGACTGAAGAGGAACGAGAGAACGTAGCGAATTGGTTGGCTGATCAATAAACGTGCAGATGGTGCGAACAAAAGGGATAAAATAGAGAGGGCGAAAAAAATGAAAAAACAAATGATTACCGTACTTGCTTTTTGTGGAGTGGCGTTTTTAGGAGCTTGTGGAAATGAAGATGCCAATGATCCACACTTGGTTCCTGAAATTGTCGATGCTCAGATTCAAGTTCCTGAAACAGTGAAGATTGGAGAGGATACAAAGCTGAGCGTTCGGTTAGCGCAAGGAGAAGAACAAGTTGAAGATGCGCATGAAGTCGTTTTTGAAGTGTGGAAAGATCAAGAGAGAGACAATGGTACGCTTGAAGAAGCCCCTCATCAAGAAAACGGTGTTTATGGAATTACTCATACGTTTGAGGAAGATGGGATTTATATCGTACAAACACACGTAACGGCTCGGGATATGCACGTGATGCCCAAGCAGATGATTGTCGCAGGTGATGTTTCAGAGGAAGAAGTAGAAGCATTTCAAGAGTCTGAAGGCAACTCCAATGATGAAGAAGAAAGCCAACATCATCATTAAGGTTTAATTTAATTCAACTCGGAAAAACCGGTGTGAGACCACACCGGTTTTTTTACGTTGCTTCATACCATATCGTGATAGTTGTTCCTTTATTAACTTGACTGTCCAGTTGTCAAAGAAAACAATGAAACAAAGCATTCGTCATCAAGTAGGCATGATCTTTATGGCACCACTACTCTTAGGTCTATTGCATGGTGGGGTTGCCTTACTAGCGTTTTCTAACCTTCTCCAAATGAACTTATGGGTGCCAATCTTCATTTGGATGGCTGCTTATACGGTCATTTACCTTGTTTATTACTTTGTAACCATACGGAGCTTTAAAAAAATCGTTTTACCAAACGAATAAGGAGGCATCTTTTATGAAAAAGACTACCGGTTTCATTTTAGCCATTTTTTTGATCATCGTTGCGGCGGTTGTGATTCTAGCAACCTTTGATTTTAATCGCTTTAACAAAGACAATCTGTATGTTCAAATTGACGAGTTAGTCGAAGTAGAAGAAACGGTATTAGATTCAGGTGAAATTATACAGCGCTACTGGTGTGTTGCCTGCGTTTGATGAAAGAAGGAGATGAGATAATCGTTGAATTTTCCTCTGCAAATGAACTGCGGACCGATGCCTATCTCATGCTGTATGTGAGGCATGAGGACGACGTGACCTCCTATAAACGAGCTCGATTGTCTTTAAAACGGATCACGCAAATACGAAAAATTTAAAAATACCCTTGGATGAGCAAGGGTATTTTTTGCTGAAGCGATTGCTTACCACGATCGTTTAACGGATTTTCCTATTCGTGACAGCCTTCCCAAAGCACTCACTCAAAAAATATGATAAACTAATCTCTTGGATAGTGACGTTGAATAACTGACAATAAAGGATTGAGTAAATAGATGAGTGTGTTGACAGTAAAGAACTTAAGTCATGGATTTGGTGACCGTGCGATTTTCCAAGATGTCTCCTTTCGTTTGTTAAAAGGGGAACATATTGGCTTAATTGGAGCGAACGGTGAAGGTAAGTCGACGTTTATGAATATCATCACGGGCAAATTAATGCCTGATGAAGGAAAAGTGGAATGGTCGAAAAAAGTACGTGTTGGTTATTTGGATCAGCATACAGTGCTTGAGCGTGGCATGACAATGCGCGATGTGTTAAAAGGCGCATTCCAATATTTATACGATATGGAAACAGAAATGAATCAAATGTACGACAAGATGGGAGACGTTACACCCGAAGAGCTGGAGAAGCTGCTTGAGGAAGTAGGTGTTCTCCAAGATATTCTCACAAACAATGATTTCTATACGATTGACGCAAAAGTAGAAGAGATTGCGCGAGGTTTAGGGCTTGATGATGTTGGCTTAGAGAAAGATGTTGAAGATTTGAGTGGTGGTCAACGGACAAAAGTGTTGCTAGCGAAGCTTTTACTTGAAAAACCAGACATTCTTCTTCTGGATGAGCCAACAAACTACTTGGATGAGCAACATATTGAATGGTTGAAACGTTATTTACAAGAGTATGAGAATGCGTTTGTTTTGATTTCCCATGATATCCCGTTCTTAAATAGTGTAATCAATTT
This window encodes:
- a CDS encoding FixH family protein, translated to MKKQMITVLAFCGVAFLGACGNEDANDPHLVPEIVDAQIQVPETVKIGEDTKLSVRLAQGEEQVEDAHEVVFEVWKDQERDNGTLEEAPHQENGVYGITHTFEEDGIYIVQTHVTARDMHVMPKQMIVAGDVSEEEVEAFQESEGNSNDEEESQHHH